A segment of the Pseudomonas serboccidentalis genome:
GCCCGACGTTTGAAGCGCAGGCCGAGCAGTGGGCCGAGCGTCTGGGCCTGCCGATGCAGGTGGCCGACGGCGAGTTCGCCTTGCAACTGGGCGAGCAGGGTTTACAGCTGCAGCAACTCGGCCCGGATGCACCGGGGCCTGTGCGGGTGGATTTCGTCGAGGGTGGCGCGGCGCACCGGCGGTTGTACGGTGGCGGCAGTGGACAGATGATCGCCAAGGCCGTCGGCATCGCCCAGGGCGTGCGCCCACGGGTGCTGGACGCCACGGCGGGGCTGGGCAAGGACGCGTTCGTGCTGGCGAGCCTGGGCTGCGAGATGAGCCTGATCGAGCGCCAGCCGCTGATCGGTGCGCTGCTGGAGGACGGGCTGGCGCGGGCGGCGGAAGATTTCGACGTGGCACCCATCGTCGCGCGGATGAAACTGCTCAAGGGCAACTCGATCGAGGTCATGCGCAACTGGGAAGGCGAGCCGCCACAGGTGATCTACCTCGACCCGATGTTTCCGCATCGCGAGAAGACGGCGCTGGTGAAGAAAGAGATGCGCCTGTTCCGGCCGCTGGTCGGGGATGACCCGGATGCGCCGGCACTGCTCGAAGCGGCGTTGGCCCTGGCGACGCACCGCGTGGTGGTCAAGCGTCCGCGCAAGGCGCCGTGCATCGAGGGGCCAAAGCCGAGCCATGCGCTGGATGGCAAGTCGAGCCGGTATGACATCTACCCGAAGAAAGCGCTCAAGCCCTGAGACCGAATCGCCCCCTTCGCGAGCAGGCTCGCTCCCACAGAAGTACCGCGATCAACTGTAGGAGTGAGCCTGCTCG
Coding sequences within it:
- a CDS encoding class I SAM-dependent methyltransferase; this translates as MIEQPAACRIHVQALSPTFEAQAEQWAERLGLPMQVADGEFALQLGEQGLQLQQLGPDAPGPVRVDFVEGGAAHRRLYGGGSGQMIAKAVGIAQGVRPRVLDATAGLGKDAFVLASLGCEMSLIERQPLIGALLEDGLARAAEDFDVAPIVARMKLLKGNSIEVMRNWEGEPPQVIYLDPMFPHREKTALVKKEMRLFRPLVGDDPDAPALLEAALALATHRVVVKRPRKAPCIEGPKPSHALDGKSSRYDIYPKKALKP